ATATGCTTTATAGATATCAACTTATTTAATCTTGAAAACTCTATGACGTAGTTGCTATTATTTcttatactttataaataaggaaactgaagcagagtggttaagcaacttgccccaAGTTCTACAGACACAAAGTAATACAGCTTGGATTCAAACCCTGGCAGTCTGGTTTAAGTCCTTGCTTTTAACTCTATATTATACTGCCTCTAAAAGAAATAGGAATTTTAAACATTGCCTCAATAttcttattctaaatattttttttctagtcctTTATTCAATgggacatttatattttatatttttactcttttaccTAGCGGTCATGGATACACTGGTAGAAGATGACATCTGCATTCTGAATCATGAGAAAGCCCATAGGAGAGATGCAGGGACTCCAGTATCTTTATATTCAGGAGATGAGTCTGTCGCTTCACATTTTGCCCTTGTCACTGCATATGAAGACATCAAAAAACGACTCAAGGATTCAGAGAAAGAGAACTCTTTCCTAAAGAAAAGAGTAAGATTTTTGGAAGAAAAGGTAATTATTACCTTCATTATGTTTTATGGCTTAAAGAATAATTCAGAATATTtaaatcctaaaatatttttctgtgctCTCTTCCATGGGTGTACTAAATTTCCAAGGATAACTCTGCTGATCTCAAAACCCAAGGCATTGTCCTTCTCACCCTGTGTTTTACATATCTGGGGAAGGTGTGTAAAGTAGGGTTTAGCAATTTAGAGGGAATATatgccaaatatttttcttacctaTTTTTTCAGTTTGCCTTCATAACTGTTTGTGTTTTAGTCAGTATTTTAAAAGCTCTGCAACAATTATAGCCGATAAAGGAAATTAAGTGTCCAAAGAGGAAGCTCCTGGAACACTGTTCTCATCTGTTTAATGATGTCTTCTACTTTTTAAACACCCATAACAGTAATGCTTTTTAACTGATAAATTTCTTCTATTTACCTTTTTTATGAAGAAACCTGACATTCTTAAATGTACAATACACAAGCAAGGTAGCCGATTCGGTTATAAATTATCAGGTTTACTTGGCTTTGTGTACTGAGAAATCCtcatttattttagagttttAAGGTTTTAACTTAGTTTGTTTCTTCAAATCAGTATATTCAGATTTTACAAACAGCAGCTTCAACAAAGGCAGAAGGAAATGGATTCCTTAGCAGCCAAGGAAATGAATCATCTTTTGGTGAAAACTTGAGGATAGAACTTGATAGAGTCTAATTCATTTGAGGAATTAAGCAAAGGGTAATCAACTGTAAAAATAATCAgaggtttttttaattcatatgaaTTTATTGTAATAGAATTAAATGAATTTGTGATTACTGGGATAGTGAGAAAAAGTAATGTTTTGGAGCTCAGAGCTATCTGTAGTTCAGAATAATATTGTGATTTGGCATAGTTAACATTGGAAATCTTTCTGTACGTTTTGACTAACCTATTAATTCCTGTTCTGGAATAATACAGGATCTAATGAACTAACCCAGCTATTCCTTAAAAAGTCAAGTAAACCTTAACTTTATGCTTTTTGTAAATGGAAATTAAATACTACTGGCTGGAAaacacctaaaaatataaaagaactatGTACTGTGCATTAGtatgataaattaatattttataaaacagatacttcaaagtataaaataataagtaaaataataaaatgaaatacttgaaaaaatattgtgtacttttgcttttttaatcaGTTAAGCTAATTGTGTGGAAGTAAAATGTTCAGTTAATTATAGTCCATCCACACTTTATCCCTTTATTACaatgattaaaaaacaagaagtaaagCCATCAGAAGACTAATTTATGTAGAATACCCTCTGAAGCTTTCTCTTCTAATTTTACACCATTAGCTTCTAGGAGCTCGATTAGATGAAGAAACAAGTGCTGTGGGACGAGAACAAGTAAATAAGGCCTATCATGCATATCGCGAGGTTTGCATTGACAGAGATAACTTAAAGAGCAAACTGGATAAaatggtaagttgttttataaggaaTATCTATATATTGCAAATGAATTGTTAAAAGTTATCAATAAGggaaatacatttattaaataaaaatttgaaagtatACATACttgataaataaagttttaagagTAATATTTGCAACTTATTTCTATACAAAATACTTAGTATATCACGATGTTTAGGACTTAGATACATCTACCATTACagacttattttgaaaaataatgacgTGGTAGAATTTGTCAATgtttaggagaaataaaagccaATGAATACCACGTCCtaatttagaaaaaggaaaaaggagattAGTGAAAAACTGAGTTTATTTTCACACCTTGCTTTTAAAAGGCTAAAATCAGTTTTTCAACATTTACCTGAAAAATTTATAATACCAACCTGTAGATTTTATTGAATGTAATTTGGCATTTTCCCTCCTTAACTAGAACAAAGACAACTCTGAATCTTTGAAAGTGTTGAACGAACAGCTGCAGTCTAAGGAAGTGGAGCTGCTGCAGCTGCGGACAGAGGTGGAGACTCAGCAGGGTAGGCCGCCCCAGCCTGTTCCAGATACTCCGGCGGGGTTAACAGTTACTGTGTCTTGTATCCGGGACCAGTTTCTATCTGTCTGCTGACTTTgacttattttaatttctctgttctGCCTTCACAAGTTATCAACCTCTTTTAACTTTTCCTTAGATACACATTGCACTTttcctagggaaaaaaaaaaatcatttatattcaGGGCTAGTTTATGATGaagcagaggaagaaaggagTAGAACCCCATCCTCAAAACCTCTTGCCTGCTGATATGTCCTGCCTTTTCCTTCCCACTGGGCTTGTCCCCACTGTTAGACACATTGTCATGGAGTAGttgtgattacttttttttttttaatttaatttttttttttttttttttttttagtatttttctgaagctggaaacggggagagacagtcagacagactcccgcatgcgcccaaccggaatccacccggcatgcccaccagggggcgacgctctgcccctctggggcgtcgctctgttgcgaccagagccactctagcgcctggggcagaggccaaggagccatccccagcgcccgggccatctttgctccaatggtgcctcggctgggaggggaagagagagacagagaggaaggaggtgggggtggagaagcagatgggagcttctgctgtgtgccctggccgggaatcgaacccgggacccctgcacgccaggccgacgctctaccactgagccattaaatttaatttctgaaagtTATTAAAATGTGCAGATGAGTGATGAGTTGCTGGGGTGAAAAGTTAGGCTGTGGGATATGAGTATTTGCCTATTTGCATCAACATTCTCTGAAACAAGCCAGAAGGTAGGCTCTGAGAGAGGCCTTTTAGGAGGAGATTAAGATGAGATCTCTTATGGTAGCTGATTGGGGCTTTTTCTAGGTAGACTAAGGAACTAAGTCAGGGTAAGTCAGTCTCCAGTTATATTGAGGGTCTTCAGTGGAAAGTTTATGAATAAAATCGTTTTGACATGATGTTGCAAGCTTAAGTGTCAAACTGGACACTCTGAAAGGACTAGATGGGGGCATGAGCTGAGTGAGCCTGAGTGTACTCActcaattttattaatatctaaCCTTGCATTGTATACATATTTATGATTTTAGCATATGTTTGATTAgtgttatatattttgaagtTGTAGTCTGAGAAATTTGTGCTTTAACCAAACCAGAAAATCAGGGATAGGGTGAATAATACATTCTAAAACAAGATTGCTAGATATCTTATATCTTATTCTAATTACTAGAGATTTTTGaaagtactatttttttaaaaaaaacaacaataattttgcttaatttatattagcctttttttttttcaagtgagagaaggggagataatgagacagattcccacatgcgccccgaccaggatccacggtCTGGGACCAATGCTAAATCAACCAAGTCATTTTAGCACCTAACGCTGACATGTGGACCAgccgagctgtcctcagcatccaCGGCTGACcctcgaaccagtcgagccacttgctctgggaggggaagagggagagaagggggagagggaggagagagaagcattggtCATTCCtgctgagtgccctgaccaggattcgaacccaggatgtccatatggcggctgatgctctatccactaagccaactgtccagggcctagtATTTCTATTATCTGCATTTTACTAGCataacctttttaaaatatcaataatgtaTAGAAGgcggaaataaaaattttaatatctatcTTTTTTCTAGTGATAAGGAATTTAAATCCACCTTCATCAAACTGGGAGGTAGAAAAGTTGAGCTGTGATCTGAAGATCCATGGtttggaacaagaactagaacTGATGAGGAAAGAATGTAACAGTCTCAAAACAGAGCTACAAAAAGCCAAGCAAACGGTACTGCAGAATTATTAGATTAAGAAATTCAGAATTCTGTGTGCATTGTATGATTAGTTATAAATTCAGAGTTAACAAATTGTAACTACTTACCTTTATCCTCCCTGTTTATGCTAAAATCTGATATACTGTATGTATACTGTTATCATAACcccattattttataattttgttgtatAAAAACTTTCATAAagttcattaatttattaaagcttttttttcaaactcccttttcttaaatttcctcaagtcatttttttctaagatttaaaGAGAACCCAGTTTTaagtttcccattttattttccttaataattTGATTGATTTAGACACCATGATGGACAAACTTGATTTGTAGAATTCTTAAAAGAGCCTTTACAGAGTCCACTAATTTTCAGAAGTCTAATAGGTTTGGGGCACGTTTAATTTTCAGCAAATAGCTGAGAATTCAAGAATTGGGGAAAGTGGGGGCCAAACCGAAACCCGCTGCTGAGCTGCTTAGGTGTGGTCAGCTAAAGTCATCTACTAACCCGCTGCTGAGCTGTTTAGGTGTGGTCAGCTAAAGTCATCTACTAAAACACGGGTTGCGTGCTGCCCTCGCCGGGTCTGTTTACTGATACTTGACCTTGGCTCTAGCGAGCTTGGGTACGTGTTTTCAGATGTCATGACAGATAGTACcaaggataaaaagaagaaatgatagaGAGGTGAGGAGTATGAGAAAAATGACAAATGCAAAGTCTAAAATCATTATTACAAGAAATTTAAAAGCTTAGTAGTCTGGAATCAGATAGCCATTCTGTACATTATATACAATCAGGTATTTCAAACTAAGGTAACCAGTTAGGTAATTATTTTTCAGCTCAACCATTTGCCCATCAGCACTTTCCAGCACTATTGACGAGTTGTGTCACCTACCCCAGATTCCTCTGGGATGACACTGAAAGAGGAACTACTTCCAACACTGCTGACAGCCAGCCAGGACTGTGCCTCTGAATCCCACCTGTCCTGACGTGGAGCTGACAGTGCTCATTTCTATGACGCAGTCTCTATGGACGGTCACCACTGGTTAGTGAGCCAGGCAGTGAGAGTAATGCAGTATCCTGCCTTGGCCTTGACCAAACGACTTCTTCTGAAATGGAAAAATCCCAGCCCTAATAAAGACGAAACACTACAAAAATTACAATCAACTCCTGTTTGAGCCATAATGGTTTTTTCCTATtgtgtttttttcctgtttgacATCGCAGGTTGACTTTCTCAGCTCTGAACCTGTGACTATGTACAATTTCTTCAAAGGCTTTCAGCAGCCTTTTCCACAAGCTAGCTGCTAGCAGTCCCaagcttctctttaaaaaatgtgctTGCAAGTAAAGATCTGCACCTTGAAGCTCTGAAATGTAATTGTCAATATATACATTCTACTTGAAATAATTTGATAGCTTTTATATATAATGGGTGTTTCCTTATGGACTAGGAAGCAATACCATGGAATCATAAAATTTTGGCTCATAATTGTGGTACTGCTTATTAACTATGTAACATTAGAAAAGTCCTTTAACTGATCTGAACTTCTTTGCTATAAAATAGGcattacatttatatttcttattcataAAGTTTAAACTAGATAATGTATGAAGCAATTAGCATAGTGCCTAGTATTTAATACAGTGTCTACTTTCaatgagtgttttaaaaaataaccaggtaATTCAGAAAAGTGGTGCTTTTGGggtctgtatgtatgtatgtatatgtgagtTATAGTTCAGTTCTTAGTTACTGTTTTCCACTAGATGGTGCTAAGGGATAAATTTGCTTGTTTAATTCATGTATCATAAATCACAGAAATAGACTTGAAGGTAGAAGAAATCACTTTAGAAATCACTTCTCTTTTACTACTGATGAAATTGAATTCAAGAGACTAAGAAACTTTAAGACTCAAAGGTGAGTTGGGGGGGTATATTAAAGAAAGGTCCCTTCATAGGAATTTCTTTGGCAGTGGAAGATGAAACTTAAAGAAATGCTCACAAGTACTAAATGAAAATGAACCAGGAAAAGGAAGAGTGGAAATGCCTAAATTCATCAGAGGTTCCAGGTTGAACTCTTATCTTCACAGTGTGGGGTATATACTTTTAAATCCTGTTTCAAAGGTGTTGCTGCTCAGAGGCAGCAGAAGAATCAAAaagcaagccaaggagagaaatGTTCACATTAATAATCTTGCTTTTTTATCTACTGTATACaataattttacaatatttttacagTAATTTCTGTGAAACATATAACACCTTCTGAAATGTGATACAACATCCTACATGGACCGAATcgtgttttttggtttgtttgctttttttaagtatttagtgAATTCATTTGATTAGTGTTTGGTATTAGTAAGGTCAAGGTGTCAAGGTCAATTCCACTATATAATAGGCCTTGTAGACTTTCTGTATCCCCCAATATTCTAGCCATTGTTATCTAATACAGTTGATGTTTTGAG
This window of the Saccopteryx bilineata isolate mSacBil1 chromosome 10, mSacBil1_pri_phased_curated, whole genome shotgun sequence genome carries:
- the AZI2 gene encoding 5-azacytidine-induced protein 2, which translates into the protein MDTLVEDDICILNHEKAHRRDAGTPVSLYSGDESVASHFALVTAYEDIKKRLKDSEKENSFLKKRVRFLEEKLLGARLDEETSAVGREQVNKAYHAYREVCIDRDNLKSKLDKMNKDNSESLKVLNEQLQSKEVELLQLRTEVETQQVIRNLNPPSSNWEVEKLSCDLKIHGLEQELELMRKECNSLKTELQKAKQTDPSQEDNLQNRDLQSLSISSDNMQNAYWELKREMSNLHLVTQVQAELLRKLKTPTTIKKACTPVGCVEDLKRDSTKLHLPNLTATYKRLPPLSPNSRMLCHPTPSPSPGNVKAVSERAGLQSWTNSEQPVPQDCANIQEHSSYGRNSLEDNSWVFPSPPKSSETAFGGTKNKTLPLPDLPPLHYLDQHNQNCLYKN